A section of the Papio anubis isolate 15944 chromosome 16, Panubis1.0, whole genome shotgun sequence genome encodes:
- the SDCBP2 gene encoding syntenin-2 isoform X2 — protein MEFVPRGSYFPKQEIEADGRDRVFQESAMSSLYPSLEDLKVDQAIQAQARASPKMPALPVQAAAISPPPVLYPNLAELENYMGLSLSSQEVQQSLLQIPEGDSTAVSGPAPGQMVAPVSGYSLGVRRAEIKPGVREIHLCKDERGKTGLRLRTVDQGLFVQLVQANTPASLVGLRFGDQILQIDGRDCAGWSSRKAHQVVKKASPEKIVMVVRDRPFQRTVTMHKDSMGHVGFVIKKGKIVSLVKGSSAARNGLLTNHYVCEVDGQNVIGLKDKKIMEILATAGNVVTLTIIPSVIYEHMVKKLSPVLLHHTMDHSIPDA, from the exons ATGGAGTTTGTGCCTCGTGGCTCCTACTTCCCAAAGCAGGAAATTGAGGCCGACGGAAGGGACAG GGTGTTCCAAGAATCAGCCATGTCATCCCTGTACCCATCTCTAGAAGACCTAAAAGTGGACCAGGCCATTCAG GCCCAGGCCAGAGCCTCGCCCAAGATGCCAGCCCTGCCAGTCCAGGCGGCAGCCATTTCCCCACCACCAG TTTTGTACCCAAACTTGGCAGAATTGGAAAATTATATGGGTCTTTCCCTCTCCAGCCAAGAAGTCCAGCAGAGCCTGCTTCAGATTCCGGAGGGTGACAGT ACAGCGGTCTCGGGCCCCGCGCCTGGCCAGATGGTGGCACCGGTGTCCGGGTACAGCCTGGGCGTGCGGCGAGCAGAGATCAAGCCCGGGGTGCGCGAGATCCACCTGTGCAAGGACGAGCGCGGCAAGACCGGGCTGAGGCTGCGGACAGTCGACCAG GGGCTCTTTGTGCAGTTGGTCCAGGCCAACACCCCCGCATCCCTTGTGGGGCTGCGCTTTGGGGACCAGATCCTGCAGATTGATGGGCGTGACTGTGCTGGGTGGAGCTCACGCAAAGCCCATCAGGTGGTGAAGAAGGCATCACCCGAGAAGATTGTCATGGTGGTTCGGGACAG GCCGTTCCAGCGGACTGTCACCATGCACAAGGACAGCATGGGCCATGTCGGCTTCGTGATCAAGAAGGGAAAGATTGTCTCTCTGGTCAAAGGGAGTTCTGCGGCCCGCAATGGGCTCCTCACCAACCACTATGTGTGTGAGGTGGATGGGCAGAATGTCATCGGGCTGAAG GACAAAAAGATCATGGAGATTCTGGCCACAGCTGGGAACGTTGTCACCCTGACCATCATCCCCAGTGTGATCTATGAGCACATGGTCAAAAA GTTGTCTCCAGTCCTGCTCCACCACACCATGGACCACTCCATTCCAGATGCCTGA
- the SDCBP2 gene encoding syntenin-2 isoform X3, with protein sequence MEFVPRGSYFPKQEIEADGRDRFVLRLQPRVFQESAMSSLYPSLEDLKVDQAIQAQARASPKMPALPVQAAAISPPPVLYPNLAELENYMGLSLSSQEVQQSLLQIPEGDSTAVSGPAPGQMVAPVSGYSLGVRRAEIKPGVREIHLCKDERGKTGLRLRTVDQGLFVQLVQANTPASLVGLRFGDQILQIDGRDCAGWSSRKAHQVVKKASPEKIVMVVRDRPFQRTVTMHKDSMGHVGFVIKKGKIVSLVKGSSAARNGLLTNHYVCEVDGQNVIGLKDKKIMEILATAGNVVTLTIIPSVIYEHMVKK encoded by the exons ATGGAGTTTGTGCCTCGTGGCTCCTACTTCCCAAAGCAGGAAATTGAGGCCGACGGAAGGGACAGGTTCGTCCTGAGGCTGCAGCCCAG GGTGTTCCAAGAATCAGCCATGTCATCCCTGTACCCATCTCTAGAAGACCTAAAAGTGGACCAGGCCATTCAG GCCCAGGCCAGAGCCTCGCCCAAGATGCCAGCCCTGCCAGTCCAGGCGGCAGCCATTTCCCCACCACCAG TTTTGTACCCAAACTTGGCAGAATTGGAAAATTATATGGGTCTTTCCCTCTCCAGCCAAGAAGTCCAGCAGAGCCTGCTTCAGATTCCGGAGGGTGACAGT ACAGCGGTCTCGGGCCCCGCGCCTGGCCAGATGGTGGCACCGGTGTCCGGGTACAGCCTGGGCGTGCGGCGAGCAGAGATCAAGCCCGGGGTGCGCGAGATCCACCTGTGCAAGGACGAGCGCGGCAAGACCGGGCTGAGGCTGCGGACAGTCGACCAG GGGCTCTTTGTGCAGTTGGTCCAGGCCAACACCCCCGCATCCCTTGTGGGGCTGCGCTTTGGGGACCAGATCCTGCAGATTGATGGGCGTGACTGTGCTGGGTGGAGCTCACGCAAAGCCCATCAGGTGGTGAAGAAGGCATCACCCGAGAAGATTGTCATGGTGGTTCGGGACAG GCCGTTCCAGCGGACTGTCACCATGCACAAGGACAGCATGGGCCATGTCGGCTTCGTGATCAAGAAGGGAAAGATTGTCTCTCTGGTCAAAGGGAGTTCTGCGGCCCGCAATGGGCTCCTCACCAACCACTATGTGTGTGAGGTGGATGGGCAGAATGTCATCGGGCTGAAG GACAAAAAGATCATGGAGATTCTGGCCACAGCTGGGAACGTTGTCACCCTGACCATCATCCCCAGTGTGATCTATGAGCACATGGTCAAAAAGTAA
- the SDCBP2 gene encoding syntenin-2 isoform X1 has protein sequence MEFVPRGSYFPKQEIEADGRDRFVLRLQPRVFQESAMSSLYPSLEDLKVDQAIQAQARASPKMPALPVQAAAISPPPVLYPNLAELENYMGLSLSSQEVQQSLLQIPEGDSTAVSGPAPGQMVAPVSGYSLGVRRAEIKPGVREIHLCKDERGKTGLRLRTVDQGLFVQLVQANTPASLVGLRFGDQILQIDGRDCAGWSSRKAHQVVKKASPEKIVMVVRDRPFQRTVTMHKDSMGHVGFVIKKGKIVSLVKGSSAARNGLLTNHYVCEVDGQNVIGLKDKKIMEILATAGNVVTLTIIPSVIYEHMVKKLSPVLLHHTMDHSIPDA, from the exons ATGGAGTTTGTGCCTCGTGGCTCCTACTTCCCAAAGCAGGAAATTGAGGCCGACGGAAGGGACAGGTTCGTCCTGAGGCTGCAGCCCAG GGTGTTCCAAGAATCAGCCATGTCATCCCTGTACCCATCTCTAGAAGACCTAAAAGTGGACCAGGCCATTCAG GCCCAGGCCAGAGCCTCGCCCAAGATGCCAGCCCTGCCAGTCCAGGCGGCAGCCATTTCCCCACCACCAG TTTTGTACCCAAACTTGGCAGAATTGGAAAATTATATGGGTCTTTCCCTCTCCAGCCAAGAAGTCCAGCAGAGCCTGCTTCAGATTCCGGAGGGTGACAGT ACAGCGGTCTCGGGCCCCGCGCCTGGCCAGATGGTGGCACCGGTGTCCGGGTACAGCCTGGGCGTGCGGCGAGCAGAGATCAAGCCCGGGGTGCGCGAGATCCACCTGTGCAAGGACGAGCGCGGCAAGACCGGGCTGAGGCTGCGGACAGTCGACCAG GGGCTCTTTGTGCAGTTGGTCCAGGCCAACACCCCCGCATCCCTTGTGGGGCTGCGCTTTGGGGACCAGATCCTGCAGATTGATGGGCGTGACTGTGCTGGGTGGAGCTCACGCAAAGCCCATCAGGTGGTGAAGAAGGCATCACCCGAGAAGATTGTCATGGTGGTTCGGGACAG GCCGTTCCAGCGGACTGTCACCATGCACAAGGACAGCATGGGCCATGTCGGCTTCGTGATCAAGAAGGGAAAGATTGTCTCTCTGGTCAAAGGGAGTTCTGCGGCCCGCAATGGGCTCCTCACCAACCACTATGTGTGTGAGGTGGATGGGCAGAATGTCATCGGGCTGAAG GACAAAAAGATCATGGAGATTCTGGCCACAGCTGGGAACGTTGTCACCCTGACCATCATCCCCAGTGTGATCTATGAGCACATGGTCAAAAA GTTGTCTCCAGTCCTGCTCCACCACACCATGGACCACTCCATTCCAGATGCCTGA
- the SDCBP2 gene encoding syntenin-2 isoform X4 — protein sequence MSSLYPSLEDLKVDQAIQAQARASPKMPALPVQAAAISPPPVLYPNLAELENYMGLSLSSQEVQQSLLQIPEGDSTAVSGPAPGQMVAPVSGYSLGVRRAEIKPGVREIHLCKDERGKTGLRLRTVDQGLFVQLVQANTPASLVGLRFGDQILQIDGRDCAGWSSRKAHQVVKKASPEKIVMVVRDRPFQRTVTMHKDSMGHVGFVIKKGKIVSLVKGSSAARNGLLTNHYVCEVDGQNVIGLKDKKIMEILATAGNVVTLTIIPSVIYEHMVKKLSPVLLHHTMDHSIPDA from the exons ATGTCATCCCTGTACCCATCTCTAGAAGACCTAAAAGTGGACCAGGCCATTCAG GCCCAGGCCAGAGCCTCGCCCAAGATGCCAGCCCTGCCAGTCCAGGCGGCAGCCATTTCCCCACCACCAG TTTTGTACCCAAACTTGGCAGAATTGGAAAATTATATGGGTCTTTCCCTCTCCAGCCAAGAAGTCCAGCAGAGCCTGCTTCAGATTCCGGAGGGTGACAGT ACAGCGGTCTCGGGCCCCGCGCCTGGCCAGATGGTGGCACCGGTGTCCGGGTACAGCCTGGGCGTGCGGCGAGCAGAGATCAAGCCCGGGGTGCGCGAGATCCACCTGTGCAAGGACGAGCGCGGCAAGACCGGGCTGAGGCTGCGGACAGTCGACCAG GGGCTCTTTGTGCAGTTGGTCCAGGCCAACACCCCCGCATCCCTTGTGGGGCTGCGCTTTGGGGACCAGATCCTGCAGATTGATGGGCGTGACTGTGCTGGGTGGAGCTCACGCAAAGCCCATCAGGTGGTGAAGAAGGCATCACCCGAGAAGATTGTCATGGTGGTTCGGGACAG GCCGTTCCAGCGGACTGTCACCATGCACAAGGACAGCATGGGCCATGTCGGCTTCGTGATCAAGAAGGGAAAGATTGTCTCTCTGGTCAAAGGGAGTTCTGCGGCCCGCAATGGGCTCCTCACCAACCACTATGTGTGTGAGGTGGATGGGCAGAATGTCATCGGGCTGAAG GACAAAAAGATCATGGAGATTCTGGCCACAGCTGGGAACGTTGTCACCCTGACCATCATCCCCAGTGTGATCTATGAGCACATGGTCAAAAA GTTGTCTCCAGTCCTGCTCCACCACACCATGGACCACTCCATTCCAGATGCCTGA